The Planctomycetia bacterium genome contains the following window.
GTTCTTCGTCGGTCACCATTTCCAACGTCAATTCATCGTGATTGCGCAGAAACATCATCCATTGGCACGTTTCGGGGATCTCCGGCGTCTGCTGCATGATGTCGATAATGGGGAAGCGATCTTCCATCTGCACCGCCATGAACATCCGCGGCATCACAGGAAAATGAAATGCGCATTGGCATTCGTCTCCTGCGCCAAAATAGGCGACGGCATCCTCTGGCCATTGATTGGCCTCTGCGAGCAGCATGGTGCCGGGATAGTGCTGGTCGACGTAAGCGCGAATCTCCTGCAGAAACGCGTGCGTTTCTGGCAGATTCTCGCAGTTCGTGCCTTCGCGCTCGAAGAGGTACGGCACCGCGTCGAGCCGCAGACCGTCCACTCCCATCGCCAGCCAATGATCGAGAATCTGGAATACGGCGCGCCGAACATCCGGACTGTCATAGTTCAAATCCGGCTGGCGACTGTAAAAGCGATGCCAATAATACGCGCCGGCCACGGGATCCCAAGTCCAGTTCGAGGTCTCGAAGTCGCGAAAAATAATGCGCGCGTCGCCGTACAACGTGGGGCTATCGCTCCAAACATAGAAGTCGCGATGGCGGCTCCCTGGCTTCGCTCGACGGGCGCGCTGAAACCAAGCATGACGCTCGGATGTATGATTGAGCACCAATTCAATGATGACCCTCAGTCCGCGAGCGTGCGCGGCGCGGAGGAACGCCTTGAAATCGGCCAAAGTGCCGTACGTGGGGTTGATGGTCTCGTAGTCGGCAATGTCATAGCCGTTGTCGCGCAACGGCGAGGGAAAGAACGGCTGGACCCAGATAGCAGTCGCGCCGAGGTCGTGGATGTAGCCGAGTTTGCTGGTGAGTCCGCGAAAATCGCCGATGCCGTCCGCCGTGGAATCGCAGAACGAGCGCACATGCACTTGATAGATGATCGCGTCTTTGTACCAGCTCAAATCCTTTTCCAGCATGGCGTCGCTCCTATGCCTGAGTCGCTAGCTGCAATGATGAGTTCGTCGTTGTCGCGGTTCACAAGAAATACTCGAACTGCGCCTCCGTCCTCATGCGTCGCCGCAGCGCAAAGATTTGCGCCGGCGACGTCTGTGGATCAAGTTCGACATAGTTGCGAGTTCCGTGCCAGAGGAACCGACCATCTCCTAGCAAATCATGCGCCTGAAATGCTTGAGCAGAATCGATGCCGAACTCTGCAAGCGGCAAATCCACCCAACCGGATTGCCTATGACGCGGATCAAGGTTGACCACTGTCACGATGATGTTCGTCAGATCTTTCGTGCGCTTGGAGGAGCTCCACGTCGACCGGTTGTTCCGCATTGAGGCGCTTCATTAAGTCCCGCCGCCACGAACCGAATCGGTCGATCCAAGCTTCAATCGAGAAGCGGTAAGCCCCCAATCGCCCCACCTCGAAGCGACCATTCCACCAGTCGTTGGACTCGGGCGACATTGAACACTCCGTCCATTTTGCCTCATCCTCGTGACGAAACCTAAGTCTCGCCTGAATCAAATCATGGCCGTCCGTAAAAATGCGCGCTCGGACCTCGACGACGTCGCCGACGACACGCTTGACGGGAAATCGACCGTCGTCGACCCGCGGCGACACTGCTTCGATCAACACGCGGCTGCGTCCATCGGACGAATAGTTATCCAGGCGTTTCATCGTCGACTCCGAATTCGATCTGCAGCCCGAGCATGGAATGACGTCGACGCGCGTACGCCGTTGTGCTAGCGACTCCTGCGCTTGGCGTATCTCGACGACGCCAGAACGGGCATGTCCTCCAACTCATCCGCCTGCATCAACTTGACGATTTCTTCCAGCGACTCAGCTAGACTCCGTTGTTTTGCGACTGACAGCCCTCGAGTACGATCCAGGAGCGACGCTTGAAGAGGAGACGGAGCCTGTCGGACAAAAGCGGTACCCTTGGCAGTGAGACCGACAAAAACGGTTCGGCGGTCGCGCTCGTCTCGTCGACGTTGAACGAAGCCTTTCTTCTGCAGTCGATCAAGGATACCGACGATCGTACTGGGGTTTACGTGAACCTTCGCGGCCAAAGCGCGAGAACTTAGCTCTCCGTCGCCAGCCAACACGTGCAAGCACACCAGCTGCGGGGCGGTCACTTCGAACTGCTCCAACAGCTCGCGCGAGTGCAGATCGATGGCATGAACGATGCGTCGCAGCGCCGCCAACATGCGGCGCTCAAACTTTGAATCGCCCCCATTTCGATTCTCGGACACTCCCATCTCCTGCACGAGAGCATTTGTTGCCAGGATTATACGTTGCAGAAGAAATGATTTTAAGTGCAACGATCTGGCGACACAGTTTGCGACCTGCGATTACATTCGTACCGCGGCCGTCTACCGCCGCACTGAACTGCACTTCGCTGCCAGCTCGAAGTGCTGTTTCAAATCGAGCGCTTCGCCTTTGGCAAGTCGTCTCGCGTATTCCGCCGCGAAGTCCGACGGTGCGTGCAGCGTCCAATTAACGTCGTTGACCAATCCGGGTTCGTTGTAGCGACGCGTCAAGCCGAACAGATCCGCGAAAAACACCAATACATGCCTCGCCTCGCCGGTCAGCATTGCTGAGAAGACGCAATTCACAAGCGCGCCCGACTCGTTCACCATTTCCTCCGGCGCTGAAGTCGGATCCCAATCGGAGCCGAGTCGCTGAGTAGCGTACTGGCGCCAGGCCGCTCCCTGCTCCGTGACGCACCAAGCATTTGCCAGCAACCAAATTGGCGGCGAATCGTGGGTTCCCAGCATAACCCAGTCCTCAGGCCGGGCATGCTCGATGCGATAAACGTCCGTGCGGTCGTTCAGATTGATCTTCTGCACGACGCGGAAACGCCCTAGTCGGTGGCGACGCAACACCTCGGCAACCGGCCTAGGGAGCGTGCTCAACACTTCGCAGGCGACCGATTCACTTGCACTGTCTGATACGCGCGATGCCGCGACAACTTCATCGATCAGCGCGGAGTAGCGGGCGACTTGCGTTCGATCCAGGTCGCGAACACGTTCTTCTCCAAACTCTGGCTCCTCGCGAGCGAGTTGGTCGATCCTGGCGATCGAGAACTGCGCAAGTTGCGGATGCCTTGGATCGTTCGGCGTGGAAAACAATCTCGCTCCCTGCCGAACCGCATGAAAGGGGTCAAGGTCGTCGTCGCCGTAGACCCACGGATCGATCCAACCGTGAGGGTGATCGATGCGCACGCCGTCAGATTCCGCGACGGCCTTGCGGATGCGCGCCCGCACGAAGTTCAGCACGGGTCCGGGAGCATCGGCTGATCCATATTGGTTCGGATCGAAGACGGGATATCCCCAGGGTTGTCCCAAAGGATTCGTGCGACTCGGGGG
Protein-coding sequences here:
- a CDS encoding MarR family transcriptional regulator, whose product is MSENRNGGDSKFERRMLAALRRIVHAIDLHSRELLEQFEVTAPQLVCLHVLAGDGELSSRALAAKVHVNPSTIVGILDRLQKKGFVQRRRDERDRRTVFVGLTAKGTAFVRQAPSPLQASLLDRTRGLSVAKQRSLAESLEEIVKLMQADELEDMPVLASSRYAKRRSR
- a CDS encoding 4-alpha-glucanotransferase, translated to MHHESDFGTRSIDDAKARLNIKRLALQIHDASLPATPDEDVGRGSPYSYGAEQFFTFIAGLGFDTIQFGPHGMTGRGNASPYDGTIFSRNPLNLPLARLVDEGRLPRASFRDVVASLHACGRTPAYSALYDAFESAQREIVAAASSADRAASGDFLFANAEWLLPDAIYAVLSRIHGRPSWRDWGGSTQGVLDQRLYHPESGAASAAARRIDSLRAEYQREIENYALIQFILDTQHQGLRDRLHTLRLEVFADLQVGLSLQDTWAYQGLFLPGYRLGAPPSRTNPLGQPWGYPVFDPNQYGSADAPGPVLNFVRARIRKAVAESDGVRIDHPHGWIDPWVYGDDDLDPFHAVRQGARLFSTPNDPRHPQLAQFSIARIDQLAREEPEFGEERVRDLDRTQVARYSALIDEVVAASRVSDSASESVACEVLSTLPRPVAEVLRRHRLGRFRVVQKINLNDRTDVYRIEHARPEDWVMLGTHDSPPIWLLANAWCVTEQGAAWRQYATQRLGSDWDPTSAPEEMVNESGALVNCVFSAMLTGEARHVLVFFADLFGLTRRYNEPGLVNDVNWTLHAPSDFAAEYARRLAKGEALDLKQHFELAAKCSSVRR
- a CDS encoding maltotransferase domain-containing protein, which codes for MKRLDNYSSDGRSRVLIEAVSPRVDDGRFPVKRVVGDVVEVRARIFTDGHDLIQARLRFRHEDEAKWTECSMSPESNDWWNGRFEVGRLGAYRFSIEAWIDRFGSWRRDLMKRLNAEQPVDVELLQAHERSDEHHRDSGQP